A genome region from Trichosurus vulpecula isolate mTriVul1 chromosome 5, mTriVul1.pri, whole genome shotgun sequence includes the following:
- the SEM1 gene encoding 26S proteasome complex subunit SEM1 encodes MSEKKQPVDLGLLEEDDEFEEFPAEDWAGLDEDEDAHVWEDNWDDDNVEDDFSNQLRAELEKHGYKMETS; translated from the exons ATGTCGGAAAAGAAGCAGCCGGTGGACCTGGGGCTCTTGGAGGAGGACGACGAGTTCGAGGAGTTCCCGGCCGAAG ACTGGGCTGGTTTAGATGAAGACGAGGATGCACATGTTTGGGAAGATAATTGGGATGATGACAACGTGGAAGATGACTTCTCCAATCAGTTACG AGCTGAACTGGAGAAACACGGATACAAGATGGAGACCTCATAG